Proteins found in one Acomys russatus chromosome 31, mAcoRus1.1, whole genome shotgun sequence genomic segment:
- the Rnf126 gene encoding E3 ubiquitin-protein ligase RNF126 isoform X2, with the protein MRAAWRDYICPRCESGFIEELPEETRNTENSSAPSTAPTDQNRQPFENVDQHLFTLPQGYSQFAFGIFDDSFEIPTFPPGAQADDGRDPESRREREHQSRHRYGARQPRARLTARRATGRHEGVPTLEGIIQQLVNGIISPAAVPSLGLGPWGVLHSNPMDYAWGANGLDAIITQLLNQFENTGPPPADKEKIQALPTVPVTEEHVGSGLECPVCKDDYALGESVRQLPCNHLFHDSCIVPWLEQHDSCPVCRKSLTGQNTATNPPGLTGVGFSSSSSSSSSSSPSNENATSNS; encoded by the exons ATGCGAGCGGCGTGGCGG GATTACATCTGCCCGAGGTGTGAGTCTGGCTTCATTGAGGAGCTTCCAGAAGAGACCAG GAACACAGAAAACAGCTCCGCCCCCTCCACAGCCCCCACCGACCAGAACCGGCAGCCATTCGAG AATGTGGACCAGCACCTGTTCACGCTGCCCCAGGGATACAGCCAGTTTGCTTTCGGCATCTTCGATGACAGCTTTGAGATTCCCACGTTCCCCCCTGGGGCACAGGCCGATGATGGCAGAGACCCTGAGAGCCGgcgagagagagagcaccagtcCCGGCATCGGTACGGGGCCCGGCAGCCCCGTGCCCGCCTCACGGCCCGGCGGGCCACTGGCCGGCATGAAGGCGTCCCCACGCTGGAAGG GATCATCCAGCAGCTTGTGAATGGCATCATCTCCCCAGCCGCTGTACCTAGCCTGGGCCTTGGTCCCTG GGGCGTCCTGCACTCGAACCCAATGGACTACGCCTGGGGGGCCAATGGCCTGGACGCCATCATCACACAG CTCCTCAATCAGTTTGAGAACACGGGCCCCCCACCTGCCGACAAGGAGAAGATCCAGGCCCTTCCCACAGTCCCTGTCACAGAGGAGCACGTGG GCTCCGGCCTGGAGTGCCCAGTGTGCAAAGACGACTACGCACTGGGTGAGAGTGTGCGGCAGCTGCCCTGCAACCATCTGTTCCACGACAGCTGCATTGTGCCCTGGCTGGAGCAG CACGATAGCTGCCCGGTCTGCCGCAAGAGCCTCACTGGACAGAACACGGCCACCAATCCCCCGGGCCTGACCGGAGTGGGCTtctcctcgtcctcgtcctcgtcctcgtCCAGCTCGCCCAGCAACGAGAACGCCACAAGCAACTCCTGA
- the Rnf126 gene encoding E3 ubiquitin-protein ligase RNF126 isoform X1: MAEASPQQPGRYFCHCCSVEIVPRLPDYICPRCESGFIEELPEETRNTENSSAPSTAPTDQNRQPFENVDQHLFTLPQGYSQFAFGIFDDSFEIPTFPPGAQADDGRDPESRREREHQSRHRYGARQPRARLTARRATGRHEGVPTLEGIIQQLVNGIISPAAVPSLGLGPWGVLHSNPMDYAWGANGLDAIITQLLNQFENTGPPPADKEKIQALPTVPVTEEHVGSGLECPVCKDDYALGESVRQLPCNHLFHDSCIVPWLEQHDSCPVCRKSLTGQNTATNPPGLTGVGFSSSSSSSSSSSPSNENATSNS; this comes from the exons ATGGCCGAGGCGTCGCCGCAGCAGCCCGGACGGTACTTCTGTCACTGCTGCTCGGTGGAGATCGTGCCGCGCCTGCCG GATTACATCTGCCCGAGGTGTGAGTCTGGCTTCATTGAGGAGCTTCCAGAAGAGACCAG GAACACAGAAAACAGCTCCGCCCCCTCCACAGCCCCCACCGACCAGAACCGGCAGCCATTCGAG AATGTGGACCAGCACCTGTTCACGCTGCCCCAGGGATACAGCCAGTTTGCTTTCGGCATCTTCGATGACAGCTTTGAGATTCCCACGTTCCCCCCTGGGGCACAGGCCGATGATGGCAGAGACCCTGAGAGCCGgcgagagagagagcaccagtcCCGGCATCGGTACGGGGCCCGGCAGCCCCGTGCCCGCCTCACGGCCCGGCGGGCCACTGGCCGGCATGAAGGCGTCCCCACGCTGGAAGG GATCATCCAGCAGCTTGTGAATGGCATCATCTCCCCAGCCGCTGTACCTAGCCTGGGCCTTGGTCCCTG GGGCGTCCTGCACTCGAACCCAATGGACTACGCCTGGGGGGCCAATGGCCTGGACGCCATCATCACACAG CTCCTCAATCAGTTTGAGAACACGGGCCCCCCACCTGCCGACAAGGAGAAGATCCAGGCCCTTCCCACAGTCCCTGTCACAGAGGAGCACGTGG GCTCCGGCCTGGAGTGCCCAGTGTGCAAAGACGACTACGCACTGGGTGAGAGTGTGCGGCAGCTGCCCTGCAACCATCTGTTCCACGACAGCTGCATTGTGCCCTGGCTGGAGCAG CACGATAGCTGCCCGGTCTGCCGCAAGAGCCTCACTGGACAGAACACGGCCACCAATCCCCCGGGCCTGACCGGAGTGGGCTtctcctcgtcctcgtcctcgtcctcgtCCAGCTCGCCCAGCAACGAGAACGCCACAAGCAACTCCTGA